DNA sequence from the Selenomonas timonae genome:
TTATCCGAGCTGTTCGGACTCGATGTGAATACGGGCTTTCCGGAGAGGAATGTCGACGCCAGCGCCTTTAGGTCGGAATCGTCCACCGAGGAGATATTATTGTCGAGGGAGTACTTGTCATGGTAGATGAAGTTGCCTTCCTTCGAGATCAGGAACGCCTTCCCCGTTTCGTAAATCTTTGCCTTCGACAGCAGGTCTCTCGCCATATCGAGGTTCAGATCGCAGCCCGCAACGCCGACAAGATTTCCGCCGCTCCGAATCGCCGCGCTGAAACTGACGACCGGCGTACCGTTGGCCGCCTTATAGACAGCCGACTGACACACCTTCGTCGATTCCGCCGCCTCCTTGTACCAGCCGCGCGAGGTTGCGTCAAAATCGCTGGGAATATCAAATCCTGCGCCGTCAATGAACGGCTGATCGGGAAACCCGACAAAGAAATCAGACGTTTTGGTTGCAAACTCCTGCGCCCCCAACATCATCTCATCGTACGAGGCATTCTCCGTCCCCCACAGCCGCGTAACTGTCTCAAGCTGACGGGATTTCGCCTGAAGTGCCGTATTGATATTGGCAGCATTCACCTCCGCCATCTGAATCATCTCACGCGATGCGACATCCTTGATGCTGTCCGACGCCTTCCAATAAATCGTCCCCAGCAGTATGAGGAAAACGAAGATCAGCGGCACGCCGACCAGCATCATAATCTTTGCGCGTAAATTCATGTGAACCCCCATCCTCCCTTATAAGAAAGTCACGTTTATTTTCATATATTTTACATTTTTTGTTCGCCCTTGTCTATATATGCTTTAATTTTTTTTGAGGTTTATTCCGCCATGCAATCCGCCCACTCCTTCTCGCGGAACCCCGTGAGCACACAGTCCTTCGTGATGAGCAGTGGGCGCTTCACGAGCATTCCGTCCGAGGCAAGTACGGCGTACTGCTCCTCCTCCGTCATTGCAGGCAGCTTGTCCTTCAGCCCAAGCTCGCGGTAGAGCATGCCACTCGTATTGAAGAAACGCTTTAACGGCAGCCCGCTCCGTTCGTGCCACACACGCAGTTCGTCTGCCGTCGGCTTCTCCGCCTTGATGTCACGCATCGGTGCGTTGCACCCATGCGCACGCAGAAACTTCTCCGCCTTCTGGCAGGTCGAGCACTTCGGATAGCCGATGAAAAGGATATCCTTATCCATATATCATTCCTCCTCGTAAAATCAATGGAATTACTTTCTCCATTATATCCCCTTCCAAAATTTTTTCAAACTTTTTCTTTTTGACCTATTGACTTTTTGACTATTTGAGGTATAATAACAATCGAAAGGTGATTTAAACCACCTTCCCAATCAAAAGCAACTGAATGGCATATCGAATACCAAACATCGCATATGCCCCAAATCTCTAAGGAGTTGATTACCATGTTTGGACTTGTACCTTTTGCCGGACGCCGTAACCTTTCGCAGCGTGACAGCGCGAATCCGTTTGCACTCTTCGACGCAATGCGCGATTCCTTCTTCCACGATGACTTCCCCACTGCGAATTGGGGGGCAAGCTCGTTCAAGGTGGACGTGAAGGACAGCGGCGACCATTACGAGCTGACCGCCGATCTGCCGGGCATGACGAAGGAGGACATCGCCCTCCACTACGAGAACGGCTATCTCACGATTGCCGCCTCGCGCACGGAATCCAACGATGAGAAAGACGATGCAGGGAACTACATCCGCCGTGAGCGTCACACGGGTGAAGTCAGCCGCTCGTTCTACATCGACGGCATCGACGACGCAAACATCCACGCAGAGTTCAAGGATGGCGTGCTGCAGGTGAACCTGCCGAAGACAGCGGACACACCCGCACGCAAGCAGATTGAGATTCACTGAAGAACAGCGCAATATGCGCACGTAAACGGGGCGTTGTACGAAGCGAAAAACTTCGTACAACGCCCCGATTTTCGTGCAAAAGCAACGTTATCCCTTTGCGTGCAGTACATCCTTGACCGCCGCGGCGATATGTGAGGCACGCAGGCCGTACGCCTCGAGCAGAACATTCGGATCCCCCGACGTTCCAAAGCGGTCACGAATCCCGACGTAACGCATTGGTACCGGATACTCCTCCGCGAGTACCTCCGCAACGGCAGAGCCGAGTCCACCGATGATGCTGTGTTCCTCTGCCGTGACGACAGCACCCGTTTTTCGGGCGGAATCGACGAGCAGTGTGCGGTCGATCGGCTTGATCGAAGGCATGTTGACAACGCGGATGCGGATGCCCTCCTGCGCAAGCTCGCGAGCGGCGATCATTGCCTGTTCGACCATGATACCCGTCGCGACGACCGTGCAGTCGCTGCCGTCCGTAACGACCTCGCCCCTGCCGACGACGAATTCATAGTCAGGCGCATGGTAGTCCGCCGTGCCGATGCGGCTGATGCGCAAATAGACAGGACCCTCATGAGCAACTGCCGTACGCACCATCGCCTCCGTCTCGACCGCATCCGAGGAGCAGAGTACTGTCATATTCGGCAGTGCGCGCATAACGGCAATGTCCTCGACCGCCTCATGCGATGCACCGTCATAGCCGACGCTCACACCCGCATGTGTCCCCACGAGCTTTACGTTCAGCTTCGGATAGGCGACGCTGTTGCGGATCTGGTCGAGTGCCCTGCCCGCGAGAAAGACGGAAAAGGTCGCCGCGACGGGAATCATCCCACAGGAGGCAAGCCCTGCCGCCGTGCCAATCATATCCTGCTCTGCAATGCCGACATCCACGAACCGCTCGGGACATACATCGCGAAACATCAGCACCTTGGTCGCCGAGCCGAGATCCGCATCGAGTACCACAAGGTGCGGATCCTCCGCCATCGTTTGCAGGACACGTCCAAAAATCTCGCGCATTGCCGTTCCCATTACGCCTCACCTCCGAGTTCCCGCAGAGCTGTGCGGTATTCGTCCTCAGACGGCACGCCGCTGTGCCACTTTACCTGATTCTCCATGTAGGAGATACCTTTTCCCTTTACCGTATGTGCGACAATCACCGTCGGTACGCCTGCAGTTTCGCGTGCGGCAGCAAATGCGGCGCGAATCGCCGCGAGATCGTGTCCGTCGATATCAATGACATGCCAGCCAAAGGCGGCAAAACGCGCGCCAATATCCGACAGCCCCGCGACCTCCTCGACTGTTCCGTTGATCTGAAGCCCGTTCGCGTCCACAATAGCAACAATGTTATCCAGTGCATAGCGACGCGCCGTCATCGCCGCCTCCCAGATCTGCCCCTCCTCGAGTTCACCGTCGCCGAGCAGAACGTAGACACGATAGTCCATCCTCCGCAGCTTTGCGGCAAGTGCCATACCGTTTCCAATGGAGAGCCCCTGTCCGAGCGAGCCGGAGGACATATCCAGCCCCGGCGTCACCTTCATATCGGGGTGCCCCTGCAAACGTGAACCGTACTGGCGCAGGGTCAGCAGCTCCTCCGCAGGAAAGTATCCGCGCTCTGCAAGTGCTGCATAGAGCGAGGCACACGCATGTCCCTTCGACAACACGAAACGGTCACGTTCTGCCCAGTTCGGGTCTGCAGGCCGCACACGCATCTCATCAAAATACAGCACGGCGAGCAGATCGGCAATCGAAAGTGCACCGCCCGCATGCCCCGTTCCAACCGCATGAATGGATTGGATCGTCGCGCGCCGGATTTTGCGCGCCGCCTCCTTCAGTTCTTCGAGTTCCATCTTTTCCTCCTTGCGCAAAACCGCCTTGGCAGACTGCCAAAGCGGTTTTTTTCATTGGATAAATTACTTCAGCATATGAATCACATTGCCGAGGATGATGCCGACCGCACCGAAGTCCGCATCACTGAACGTCGTATTGGCAAAGCCGAGGTTGCCGAGAACCGGCATGAGGAATACGGGCAGGAATGTGATGAGCAGCCCCTGTGCAAAGGCACCCGCGATACAGCCGCGCAGACCGCCCGTCGCATTGCCGAAGACACCTGCCGTCGCACCACAGAAGAAATGCGGTACAACGCCCGGCAGAATGATGGGCAGCCCCGGGAAGGACTTATCCGCAAGCAGAAGTACCGCCATGCCCACAACACCGCCAACGAAGCTCGATAGGAAGCCGATAAGCACGGCGTTCGGCGCATAGGGATAGACGACCGGACAGTCGATCGCAGGCTTTGCATTCGGCACAAGTGTCGTTGCGATTCCCGTAAATGCGGGCACGATCTCCGCGAGAATGAGGCGAACACCAGCGAGAATGACGTAGACACCGCCCGCGAACGTGATCGCCTGAATGAGCGAGAACACGAGGAAGTTCTGCCCGCCGCTCAGCTCCGTCTCCACATACTGCGGGCCACAGGCAAGGGCAACGATGAGGAAGAGAACGAGCATGACCAGTGAGACGGCGAGCGAGGAGTCACGCAGGAACGCGAGACTCTGCGGGAAGTTGATGTCCTCTGTCGAGCGCTCCTTGTTCCCGACGAGTGAGCCAACCCACGCCGAGAATACATAGCCAAGCGTACTGAAATGGCCAAAACCAACATCATCGCTGCCCGTAATCTTCTTCATCGTCGGATGTGCGATTGCGGGGAAGAACGCCATGACGAAGCCGAGCAGGATCGAGCCGATTGCCACGAGGGTCACGCCTTCAAACCCACCAACCGTGAGAATAATCCCGATCATACACGCCATGTAGAGCGTATGATGCCCCGTAAGAAAGATGAATTTCAGCGGCGTAAAGCGCGCGATGAGGATGTTTGCGACCATACCGAATGCCATGATGAGCGCAGTCTGTGTACCAAACTCCTTCAGAGCCATACCGACAATCGCTTCGTTGTGCGGAACGACACCGTTGATGCCGAATCCGTGCTGAAACATCGTGCCGAAGTGCGTGAGTGCGGCAACGGCAAGCCCCGCGCCGCCGCCGAGAATCAGAACACCCATGATGGTCTTGATCGAGCCCTTGAGGATATCGGAGAGCCCCTTTTTCTGCGCAATGAGACCGATCATCGAGACGAGACCGATCAGAACCGCCGGCACGCTTAAAATGTCAAGGATAAAACTCAGCATGATAATTCCTCCTTATCCCTTTACCTTGGCGACTGCTTCCGCAATCTTCTCGGCAAGCTCCTTCTTGTCAATCATATTGTTGAGCGAGACAACCTCGCCACCGAGCCCGACGAGCTGTGTAGCGATATCGCGTGTCCCCACGTAAATATCCGCCTTGATGCCCGCCGCCGACGAGAGATCGCTGTGATTCACCTCTGCCTCCACGCCAATCTCCTGCAGAGCCTTCTTGATGTTCATCTCGATCATGAAACTGCTGCCGAGACCGCTGCCGCAGCATACCAGAATCTTCATTGTCACGCACTCCTTTTCTTTTTACCAAACAGAGCCTCTGCGCTCTCCACACACTTTGCCGCCATCAGCCGCTCCGCCATCCCCTCCGTCATCAGGAACTCTGACAGTGCCTCGAGCATTTCCACATGGCTCTTGGCATCGGGTGTCGCGAGCGTGATGACGAGTCGCACGGGGTCGTTGTGTTCGCTGCCAAACGCGATCGGCTCGCGCAGCGTCAGAATCGTAAGCCCCACCGCCTTCGCCCCCGCCTCCGGTCGGGCGTGTGCAAGCATGATGCCGGGCGCGATAACCATATAGGGTCCCATCTCACGGTGGCTACGCTTGATTGCCTCCGGATAGGACGGCAGGATCGCGCCGCAAGTGAGCAACGGTGCAGCTCCTCGGTCAATGCACGCCGCCCAATCACGGCACGTCTCCTGCAGCATGATTCCTCCCGGAGAAATATAATCTCCCAGCATAAATTCACTCCTTCCGCGCTGCTGTGCAGCGACCTATCACGGCTCGAACTTCTTCCGCTGTGCGGCATTTCCGCAGATACTCCAGCGTTTCCGCATCGCTGAAAATTGTCCAGAGATCGAGCAAAAGCTCAAGATGAGCCTTCTCATCCGGCGTTGCAAAGGCAAAGAGCAGATCCGCCTCCGCGCCGTCCCGCTCTGCAAAGGCAACGGGATGTGCCAGCCGGACAAAACTGACGGCAAGCCGCCGCACCCCGTCTGCAGCACGTGCGTGTGGCATCGCAACCCCTGGGCACACGACGATGTACGCACCGAGCTCCTGCACGCTCTCCACCATCCGCCCGATGTAACACGCATCGACCGCCCCCGCCGCATGGAGCAGATGCCCCGCAGCATGCACCGCCGCCTCCCAATCAGCCGCCTGTGCATGAAGCTCGATCATCTCCTCCGTGAGGAGGTCAACGAGACGCATACCGCCCGATATGCGTACTGTATTCCCCTCCATGATGAAGCGGCTGTCATAGAGATATTTCAGCTGCTCCTCGATGATCTCGCTCTCCGCATCCGTCAGGATCGGTGAGATGCGCAGTACCGTCTTCTCGGGCAGCTGCACGGACACCGTACTGATAACGACATCCACATCGGCAACATCCTCCGGCTTCATGTTGTAGTAAGAAAGAATGCGTACGATGTGCAGGTTCGGCAGACGGTTGCGGATCGTATTTGCAAGCAAGGTCGCCGTGCCGACACCATTGCCGCAAATGAGCACCACAGGCAGCTTGCGCGACTTTCGCAGCTTCTTCCGTTCGATCGCAGCACCGAGGTAAAGCGTCAAATAGCCGATCTCATCCTCCGAGAAGCGCAGATTCATCCGCTCCCCCAGACGTTCCGCTGCGCGCGCAGCAATCAAAAATATGGCACGGTACTGCTCCCGAATGCGTTCGAGAAGCGGATTCGTCAACACAATGCCGACGTGCGCCCGCTCAAGTGCAGGACGGAGATGTACCGCAAGATTCCGCAGCAGCTCCTCATCGTCTGCATACGTATCATCCAACCAGACCTGTGCATATGCGACAAACTCCCGTGCAAGTGCGCGCGCCGTCTCCTGAGTGCGTCCCGGCTCCTCGCGAAAGACGTAGATGCGGCTGTGCAGCAGCTCCTTGACAATGTGCTGGATCTCTGCTGCGTGCAGGAATTCCGGCGCATAGCCCGCCATCCCTGCCGCAATCTCCGCAGCCAGAGACTCCGTTGCCTCCCCCTCATTTGACAGAAAATCCACGGGACGCCCCTCGGTGATCTGATGCCCCTCGCGCAGCCGCTGCATCTGGACGGCAAGCGCGCAGATCATACGGTTGATCGAGAGATCGCTCCCGAGCACGCCGTGTCTGCCCAGGAGGTCGAGGAAGAACGCCGCAATCTCTGCCATTGGAAGGTCATGTGCATAGCGGCGAAACGGAGAGGAGGCTGCATCCGTACGATCAAAATGGCGAAAATCATGCTCTTCTTTGGCGAAGATATGGATGAGCATATCGCGCAGCTCCTGCTCTCCCCCGGTCGCTGCAATGCCCGCGCCGCGCTTTGAGACGTACGCAAGTCCACGCTGCTCGAGCGTTGTCTGAACATCCTTTAGGTCGCTGATGAGGGTGTTGCGGCTGATGGCAAGCTCCTCCGCAAGTCCATCAATCGAACAGGGCTCATCGCCGAGGAGCGCGAGGATGATGCGGTCACGCCGCTCCTTGCGATCCAGTACCGGCGCGGCAGTCACCGCCTCCTGCACCTCCACGCGTTCCAGCCAGATGCCGCGCCGTGCCTGCGAGCGTATGCACAGCCCTTCGCACCGCAGCTCCTCCGTGAGCGCGTCCAGATCGTAGCGTACGGTTCGGACGGATACCGCAAGCATTCGTGCCAGATTCTCAGCCGTGACGGGTGCGGCTGAGAGGGTAGCGCGCAGAAATTTTGCCAACTGTTTGCGTCGCTCGTTTCCTTCCATACGCCACCTCCTTCCCGTATTTCCCATTATAGGAGAGATAGAATCCTGCAACAAGAACGAATCTCTGCCGCACAATCCTGCAAATAATTGGATAAATGCGGATAATCAACGGATTGAAAATGAACTTATAACCAAGCAGCACAAAAAAATGTATGCTCACACAGAAGAAAAGTTTTATTTTAAAAAAATATTCTCATCCTTTGTTTTTGTGGTATACTGTATACAACTGTTGAAAACAGGAGGAATATGATGAAAAGACTCTATGCTGCCTATGGCAGCAATCTGAATGTTGCGGCGATGCGGGAGCGATGTCCGAACGCGGTCATCGTCGGTACGGCGCAGCTCGCGGACACTGCTCTGGAGTATCGCGGCAGTCCGCCGCGCGTCTATCTGACGGTCACAGAGAAAAAGGGCGCGACCACGCCCCTCGGGATCTGGTCGGTGACGGAGAGCGATGAAAAGGCGCTCGACAGCTATGAGATTTTCCCTGCGCTCTACCGTAAGGAGGTACGGCACGTCCAACTAATGGAGCGGGAGACGGGTGTCATCAAAGACACGGCGGTGTTCCTCTACACGATGGTGGACGGGATGCCGCTCGGCACGCCTGATGCCGACTACGTCGCCGCTTGCCGCGCAGGGTTTGAAGATTTCGGCTTTGATCCGCACATTCTCGACTGCGCCGCAAGGAAATAACTTGGAAGCACTGATAAATTCAGCACCGTCATCTTGGTGCATCTTTTTCGCCCTGCCATCGTCGACAAATCCTCCACATAGCTTTGGCTATGCGTCCGGTTTGTCTCCTTGACTGAACAAAAAATCTACACCAATCTGACAGACCTCATTTTATCAGCGATTCCAATTTTCACAGGAGGTATCATCTATGCTTGTTCTATCCGGCATCCTCGTCATGGTGGTGGGGCTCGCACTGCGGTTTAACGCACTGCTGGTCGTCATCGTCGCCGGCTTCGTCACGGGATTTGCCGCAGGGATGTCCCTGCAGGAGATCGTCACGGTCATCGGCGAAGCATTCATCAAGAACCGCTATATGTCGCTCTTCATCCTCGTGCTGCCCGTCATCGGACTCTCGGAGCGGTTTGGACTGCGCGAGCGCGCCGAACATCTCATCTCGAAGATCTCTGCCGCAACGGCAGGGCGCATTTTCCTGCTCTATATGCTTGTGCGGCAGGTCACGGTCGCCCTCGGCATCTCTCTCAGCGGACATCCGACCTTCATCCGCCCGCTGATCTCGCCGATGGGCGAGGCTGCGGCACTCAAGGGACGCAAGGCATCGCCCGAGATCCTCGACAAGATCCGCGGCCATGCGGCGACGGCGGAGAACGCGGGCAATTTCTTCGCGCAGAACGTCTTTATCGCGGCGGGCGGGCTGCTCCTCATCAAAGGAGTGCTCGAGGAACACGGCTACGAGGTGGATCTCGTCACGATGGCACTCTACTGCATTCCAACCGCCGTGGTCGCCTTCCTCTTTGCGGCGATTCGCTTCCATCTCTTCGATCGGCGCATCGAGCAGGAGATTGCGGCATACAACGAGACGAAGAAAGGCTAAGGAGGGACTGCTATGCTGACACTCGATCACGTCTATCTCCTCTGCGGGATTTACCTCGTCCTCTTCGGGGTGCTCTCGTTCGGAGACAGCAAAAATCTAAAACGCTTCGGCACGGGTCTGTTCTGGCTTGTCTACGGCATCACGTTCCTCGGCGGCTCAGCACTCGGCAACGAGAACGCGGGCTGGATGGTCATCCTGATGGCGGTCATTGTCGCTGCAAAACAGATGGGACACGGCGACTATCATGAGACCTCCAAGGAGGAAAAAAATGCTTCGGCGCAACAACTCGGCAACCGTCTGCTCATCCCCGTCCTCGCGGTCGGCGTGATCACGCTGATCCTCGCGGCGACAACGAAGCTCGGTGCACTCGTCTCGTTCGGCATCGCCTCCATTGTCGCCATTGTAATTGCGCTCGCCATCACGCGTGGCGCACCGCTCCAGACGTTCCATGAGGGGCGTCGCCTCATCGATGCCATCGGCTGGGCTGCGATTCTCTCACAGCTGCTTGCAGCACTTGGCTCGCTCTTTGCCAAGGCGGGCATCGGCAAGATTGTCTCCGACATCGTGGCAAGTGCCATTCCGACGGACAGTGCACTTGCCGTTGTGATTGCCTACTGTCTCGGCATGGCAATCTTCACCATCATTATGGGCAATGCGTTCGCTGCATTCGCGGTCATCACGAGCGGCATTGGCATTCCCCTTGTCATCGTCGCGCACGGTGCAAATCCTCTCATTGTCGCTCCGATTGCGATGCTCGCGGGCTACTGCGGCACGCTCATGACACCGATGGCGGCAAACTTCAACATCGTTCCTGCGGCACTGCTTGAGATGCAGAGCAAATGTATTTCCTCGGATTCAACGGATAAGAACTGAAAGGGGGCGGCGGCGGTATCCCCGCCGCGAATACGCTATGAAAAAACTTCTGATCACGGGCTTTCAGCCCTTCGGCGGCGAGACGGTCAACCCTGCGCTGGAGCTGGTCAAGCAGCTCGCCGGCAAGAACATCAACGGCTATGAGGTCGTTGCGCGTGAAATCCCCGTGGTGCGCTATGAGGCACTCGACGCGGTGCGTTCGGCGGTGGACGAGATCTCGCCCGATGCCGTCATCATCGTCGGGCAGGCGGGCGGCCGCCCCGACATCACGGTCGAACGCATCGGCATCGACGTCGATGATTTCCGCATCCCCGACAACAAGGGCAATCAGCCCGTGGATGAGCCGGTCGCGAAGGACGGTCCCATCGCCTACTGGGCGACGCTCCCGATCAAGAAGATGGTCGCCAACATGAAGGCGGCGGGCATCCCCGCAAGCGTCTCAAACTCGGCGGGCACCTATGTCTGCAACCACCTGCTCTACGGCACGCTCCACCTCCTCGCCACAGCGGGCAAGGCGCACATCCCCGCCGGCTTTGTCCACATCCCCTACCTGCCCGAGCAGATGGCTGTGCGCAAGGGGATCGAAAGCCAGTACCCGACGATGGGTGTCGAGACGCTCGTCAAGGGCTTTACGGCGATGATTGAGGCATTGGACTGACAATACAGCAGTCATCGAAAGGAGAGAGCATCATGAGAACGGAACACGATTTTCTCGGCGACTTGGATGTCCCCGATGATGTCTACTACGGCGTGCAGACGATGCGCGCCATCGAGAATTTCTACATCACGGGACAGAAGCTCGACCCCGATTTTATCAAAGCACTTGCCACGGTGAAGAAGGCGGCAGCTCTCGCGAACATGGATACAGGCCGTCTCCCGCACGAGATCGGCGACGTGCTCGTGCAGGCGGCAGACGAGATCATCGCGGGCGGTCTGATCGACCAGTTCCCCGTCGACCCGATTCAGGGCGGCGCGGGCACATCCGTCAACATGAACATGAACGAGGTGCTCTGCAACCGCGCGCTCGAACTGCGCGGGGAGGCAAAGGGACGCTACGATATCATCTCGCCGAACAATCACGCCAATATGGCGCAGTCGACGAACGATGCGTTCCCGACGGGCATCAAGGTCTGTCTTTCGGCAAAGAGCACGGTATTCCTCGCCTCGCTCGACCGCCTCGCCACGGAGCTTGAGAAAAAGGCGACCTCGTTCCGCGCCATCCTCAAGATGGGACGCACCCATTTGCAGGACGCTGTCCCCATCACACTCGGACAGGAGATGGGCTCATACGCCTCCGCTGTGCGGCGTTCCATGCGCCGCATCCGCTACGTCCAGCGCCACATCCACACAATCAACATGGGTGGCACTGCCGTCGGTACGGGGCTGAACGCCGAGCCCGCTTACATCAAGGCGGTCGCCAAACGGCTATCGGAGATCACAGGCGAGCAGTACCGTACGTCACAGAACATCATCGATGCGACGAACAACACGGACGCGTTCGCCGATTTTTCCTCCGCGCTCAAGAATGCGGCACTCGTCCTCATCAAGCTCGCGAATGACTTCCGCCTCATGGCATCGGGGCCGCGCTGCGGGCTGAACGAGCTGCATCTGCCCATGCGGCAGCCGGGCTCGTCGATCATGCCTGGCAAGGTCAACCCCGTCATCGCCGAGGTGCTCGATCAGGCGTGCTACCAAGTCATCGCGGGCGACCTCGCCGTGACGCTCGGCGTGGAGAACGGACAGTTCGAACTGAACGTCATGGAGCCGGTCATGGCGTTCAACATGTTCAACTCGCTGAACTACATCACGCGCGCGGTCGACACCTTCGTCGACAAGCTCCTCATCGATCTGAAGCCGAACGTCGAGCAGTGCCAGAAGTGGCTCGACAACAGCGTCGGCATCGTGACCGCACTCCTGCCGCACATCGGCTATGAGAAGTCCGCCGAGCTCGCACGCGAGGCATACACGACGGGCAAGCCCATCCGCGAGATCATCCTCGAGCAGGGCATCCTCTCGAAAAAAGAGCTGGATCACATCCTCTCACCACGTCAGATGACGCGTCCGGGAATTGCATAGCAACTAAACAGAGGGAAGTATCGCCGTTGATACTTCCCTTTTGTATGAAGGAATTTATTCTTTTTTGTCGAAAACTTGTATAGTTTTCGATTGTTTCAAAGGAGGTCCTTTCATTGGCTATTGCCGGAGGAATTATTGTCATCATCGCCTTTGCCGCGATCATCAAGAAGTATGAGACGCGCATGGTGCTGCTCGCTGCGGGCTTTCTCATGTGCTTTATCGGCGGTGTCACGGGCAATGCAGTCGCGACGTTCAGCAAGACGATGGTACACGGTTCACTCGTGCCCGTGATCTGTACGGTCATGGGCTTTTCGTTCGTCATGAAGATCACGACCTGCGACCGCCATCTCGTCGAGTCCATCTCGGGCGTGATTACGCGGAGCAAGTTCATCCTCATCCCGCTCGCAACGCTGCTCACATGGTGGATCAACATCGCCATCCCGAGCGCGGCGGGCTGCTCGGCGGCGGTCGGCAGCATCCTCATCCCAACGCTCATGGCGGCGGGCGTGCATCCCGCAATGGCGGGTGCGGCTGTCCTCGCAGGGACATGGGGCAGCGCCATCAGCCCGGGGCAGGCGCACAACATCTTCGTCGCGGATCTCGCGCAGACCGACCTCATGACCGTCATCATGGCGCAGGTGCCCGCCGCGATTGTCGCGTCCATCGTCGCTGTTGTCGCACTGACCATCATTGCAACGATGCGTAAGGAAGGGCCCGACGAGGCACGCCGCCTTGCCTATCATGCACAGCTCGAAAAGGAGGAGGGCGGCAAGGACTTCAAGGTCAATCCGCTCT
Encoded proteins:
- a CDS encoding DUF969 domain-containing protein encodes the protein MLVLSGILVMVVGLALRFNALLVVIVAGFVTGFAAGMSLQEIVTVIGEAFIKNRYMSLFILVLPVIGLSERFGLRERAEHLISKISAATAGRIFLLYMLVRQVTVALGISLSGHPTFIRPLISPMGEAAALKGRKASPEILDKIRGHAATAENAGNFFAQNVFIAAGGLLLIKGVLEEHGYEVDLVTMALYCIPTAVVAFLFAAIRFHLFDRRIEQEIAAYNETKKG
- a CDS encoding DUF979 domain-containing protein, with the translated sequence MLTLDHVYLLCGIYLVLFGVLSFGDSKNLKRFGTGLFWLVYGITFLGGSALGNENAGWMVILMAVIVAAKQMGHGDYHETSKEEKNASAQQLGNRLLIPVLAVGVITLILAATTKLGALVSFGIASIVAIVIALAITRGAPLQTFHEGRRLIDAIGWAAILSQLLAALGSLFAKAGIGKIVSDIVASAIPTDSALAVVIAYCLGMAIFTIIMGNAFAAFAVITSGIGIPLVIVAHGANPLIVAPIAMLAGYCGTLMTPMAANFNIVPAALLEMQSKCISSDSTDKN
- the pcp gene encoding pyroglutamyl-peptidase I: MKKLLITGFQPFGGETVNPALELVKQLAGKNINGYEVVAREIPVVRYEALDAVRSAVDEISPDAVIIVGQAGGRPDITVERIGIDVDDFRIPDNKGNQPVDEPVAKDGPIAYWATLPIKKMVANMKAAGIPASVSNSAGTYVCNHLLYGTLHLLATAGKAHIPAGFVHIPYLPEQMAVRKGIESQYPTMGVETLVKGFTAMIEALD
- a CDS encoding aspartate ammonia-lyase, with the translated sequence MRTEHDFLGDLDVPDDVYYGVQTMRAIENFYITGQKLDPDFIKALATVKKAAALANMDTGRLPHEIGDVLVQAADEIIAGGLIDQFPVDPIQGGAGTSVNMNMNEVLCNRALELRGEAKGRYDIISPNNHANMAQSTNDAFPTGIKVCLSAKSTVFLASLDRLATELEKKATSFRAILKMGRTHLQDAVPITLGQEMGSYASAVRRSMRRIRYVQRHIHTINMGGTAVGTGLNAEPAYIKAVAKRLSEITGEQYRTSQNIIDATNNTDAFADFSSALKNAALVLIKLANDFRLMASGPRCGLNELHLPMRQPGSSIMPGKVNPVIAEVLDQACYQVIAGDLAVTLGVENGQFELNVMEPVMAFNMFNSLNYITRAVDTFVDKLLIDLKPNVEQCQKWLDNSVGIVTALLPHIGYEKSAELAREAYTTGKPIREIILEQGILSKKELDHILSPRQMTRPGIA
- the dcuC gene encoding C4-dicarboxylate transporter DcuC, encoding MAIAGGIIVIIAFAAIIKKYETRMVLLAAGFLMCFIGGVTGNAVATFSKTMVHGSLVPVICTVMGFSFVMKITTCDRHLVESISGVITRSKFILIPLATLLTWWINIAIPSAAGCSAAVGSILIPTLMAAGVHPAMAGAAVLAGTWGSAISPGQAHNIFVADLAQTDLMTVIMAQVPAAIVASIVAVVALTIIATMRKEGPDEARRLAYHAQLEKEEGGKDFKVNPLYALVPLVPLVLLVLGSKQIAVLPLTDVPTAMIVGTVLALIVTRQNPQEITKKFFDGMGEAYGGVIGLIVSAAVFTAGMSAMGLTDALIEAMKGSESIAKIAGAFGPFIIAVISGSGDAAALAFNGAITPQAASFGMSIIDLGSLAQMAGSIGRSMSPVAGAALVCAGLAKVSPMELSKRNALPMLLATITFMIVLFLGK